The Flavobacteriales bacterium genomic sequence AGATCACATGTTCCAGCTTCCGGGCCTGCTCAGCCAGCTTTTCTGCCAGGTAGGGATGGGCATGACCGTGAATGTTCGTCCACCACGAAGCCACCGCATCCAGGTATCGCCCCCCGTCTTTATCAATCAGCCATGCACCCTCTCCGGAAACAATCGGGATGGGGGGATCGCTCAGTTTGGCTTGTGTGAACGGGTGCCACACATATTGTTTGTCATCTTCAAACCACGCTGTCATGCTTCGACCATTTTTCCGGAAGCCCCTTGAATTGCTGTCCGATCATACGAACCACCTCCGGTGTTATATCGGATAACCTCGGGATTCGCCCGATACACGGCAGACCGGTATAGGAAAGAATGATTTCCTCACATGCCGGGTACATGGTCTCGTCGTTGAAGATAATTCCCTTGATGGGGATTTTTCTTTTGTTCAGGAATTCCACCGTCAGCAGGGTATGATTGATGCTGCCCAGATAATTTCTTGAAACGAGGATCACCTCACAACCCAGGTGCTCGATGAGATCCACCATCAGGTCTTTCTGGTTCAACGGAACCATCACGCCACCGGCACTTTCGATGAGCAGGTGGTTGTCGGTTTCCGGTAATTTGAAATTTTTCAGTTC encodes the following:
- the bioD gene encoding dethiobiotin synthase, which produces MQKYFLTGIGTDIGKTIVAATLVEAWEADYWKPVQTGDLSFGDSRKVRSLLSNPKSKIHPEAVMLRNGISPHAAAPMDGTHIELKNFKLPETDNHLLIESAGGVMVPLNQKDLMVDLIEHLGCEVILVSRNYLGSINHTLLTVEFLNKRKIPIKGIIFNDETMYPACEEIILSYTGLPCIGRIPRLSDITPEVVRMIGQQFKGLPEKWSKHDSVV